Proteins co-encoded in one Vidua macroura isolate BioBank_ID:100142 chromosome 13, ASM2450914v1, whole genome shotgun sequence genomic window:
- the DNASE1L3 gene encoding deoxyribonuclease gamma, with product MKMLLFFLLSLFHFNPSLSLKICSFNVRSFGETKIARPEVIDAVVKIVSRCDIMLLMEIKDSKNRVCPLLVEKLTSQLKGPKEEYRCVASKRLGRNSYKEQYAFIYRQDQVLVKQTYQYPDTQPGDEDVFSREPFVIWLQSPKTAVSEFAIIPLHTTPDTAVQEIDELYDVYLDVKQRWKIENFIFMGDFNAGCSYVPQKQWKNIRLRTYSEFLWLIGDKNDTTVKNSTRCPYDRIVVRGQKLIQAVVPHSVNIFDFQEEFQMTEEQALGVSDHFPVEFELKAKGGFFNWLRSKFSRKRRPRKSRSSRP from the exons ATGAAGATGCTGCTCTTCTTCTTACTGTCACTCTTCCATTTCAACCCATCTCTGAGCCTAAAAATCTGCTCCTTCAATGTGAGGTCTTTTGGAGAAACTAAAATAGCCAGACCTGAAGTCATCGATGCTGTGGTAAAG ATCGTTTCCCGCTGTGACATCATGTTGCTGATGGAAATAAAGGACAGCAAGAACCGTGTTTGTCCTCTCCTGGTGGAGAAGCTCACCAG TCAGCTGAAGGGGCCAAAGGAGGAGTACAGGTGTGTGGCCAGCAAGAGGCTGGGAAGGAACAGCTACAAGGAGCAGTATGCCTTCATCTACAG GCAAGATCAGGTATTGGTGAAACAAACCTACCAGTACCCTGACACCCAGCCTGGGGATGAGGATGTCTTCTCCAGAGAGCCCTTTGTCATCTGGTTGCAGTCTCCCAAAACCG CTGTCAGTGAGTTTGCTATTATCCCTCTGCACACCACACCAGacacagcagtgcaggagaTTGATGAGCTCTATGATGTGTATTTAGATGTCAAACAGCGCTGGAAAATTGAG AACTTCATCTTCATGGGGGACTTCAATGCTGGGTGCAGCTATGTTCCCCAAAAGCAGTGGAAGAACATCCGTCTGAGGACTTACTCCGAATTCCTCTGGCTAATTGGTGACAAAAATGACACAACTGTGAAGAACAGCACCAGATGCCCATATGACAG GATTGTGGTCAGGGGACAGAAGCTCATCCAGGCTGTGGTGCCACACTCTGTGAACATCTTCGatttccaggaggaatttcAGATGACCGAGGAGCAG GCGCTGGGAGTGAGTGACCATTTCCCAGTAGAATTTGAGTTAAAAGCAAAAGGTGGCTTTTTCAACTGGCTGAGATCAAAGTTTTCAAGGAAGAGGAGACCAAGGAAGAGCCGCTCATCAAGACCATGA